The following coding sequences lie in one Bacteroides helcogenes P 36-108 genomic window:
- a CDS encoding heavy metal translocating P-type ATPase, with protein MGHHNCKCCAHDSAQSQKVPVNSNALKDYRKIILSALLLFGGIIMDMMDITFFREKYVALIWYISAYLPVGLPVMKEAWKSIVEKDVFSEFTLMTIATLGAFYIREYPEGVAVMLFYSLGELFQGKAVDRAKRNISTLLDVRPETATVIKENEPVVETPQKVQVGEIIEVKAGERVPLDGVMQSEAAAFNTSALTGESRPRSIRRGEEVLAGMIVTDKVTRIQVTRPFENSALSRILELVQNASERKAPAELFIRKFARIYTPIVTVLAVLTVLLPFIYSLINVQFTFVFDDWLYKALVFLVISCPCALVVSIPLGYFGGIGAASRLGVLFKGGNYLDAITQVNTVVFDKTGTLTKGTFNVQSCETQPGISEEKLIQLAASVERNSTHPIAKAIVSYARERNIALEPTTEVTEIAGHGLVTTIGGKRILAGNIRLLSKYQINYPEELSLISDTIVACAMGTEYTGYLLLADTLKEDAVQAVNELKALNINNIQILSGDKQAIVTNFAQKLGVREAYGDLLPDGKVKHIEELRQHAGNRIAFVGDGINDAPVLALSNIGIAMGGLGSDAAIETADVVIQTDQPSKVATAIRVAKHTRRIIWQNISLAFGVKLLVLVLGAGGLATLWEAVFADVGVALIAIVNAIRIQKFIKIE; from the coding sequence ATGGGACATCATAATTGTAAATGCTGCGCTCATGACAGTGCACAGAGTCAAAAAGTTCCGGTAAACTCGAATGCTTTAAAAGATTACCGGAAGATTATATTGTCGGCATTACTGCTTTTCGGCGGCATCATCATGGATATGATGGATATTACTTTTTTCCGTGAAAAATATGTAGCTCTTATATGGTATATATCGGCATATCTGCCGGTAGGACTACCGGTCATGAAGGAGGCTTGGAAAAGCATTGTGGAAAAAGATGTTTTCAGCGAATTCACGCTTATGACCATTGCCACTTTAGGAGCTTTTTATATTAGAGAGTATCCGGAAGGTGTGGCTGTCATGCTGTTCTACTCTTTGGGAGAACTCTTTCAGGGCAAGGCAGTGGATAGAGCGAAACGCAATATCAGCACTCTGCTCGATGTACGTCCAGAAACAGCGACGGTAATCAAAGAGAATGAGCCCGTAGTTGAAACTCCTCAAAAAGTACAAGTCGGAGAAATCATAGAGGTAAAAGCAGGAGAACGGGTTCCTCTGGATGGTGTAATGCAGAGTGAAGCCGCAGCATTCAATACATCTGCACTGACCGGAGAGAGCCGTCCGCGCAGCATACGAAGGGGTGAGGAAGTGCTTGCCGGAATGATAGTGACGGATAAAGTGACCAGAATACAAGTTACAAGACCCTTTGAGAATAGTGCCCTATCAAGAATACTGGAACTTGTCCAGAATGCCTCCGAACGAAAAGCTCCAGCAGAATTGTTCATCCGAAAATTTGCCCGTATTTACACACCGATCGTCACAGTGCTGGCAGTATTGACCGTGCTTCTTCCTTTTATCTATTCACTGATCAATGTCCAGTTCACTTTTGTATTTGACGACTGGCTTTACAAAGCATTGGTATTTCTGGTTATTTCTTGTCCGTGTGCCTTGGTAGTCAGCATTCCACTGGGATATTTCGGAGGCATAGGCGCAGCATCCCGCCTCGGCGTTTTGTTTAAGGGTGGAAATTACCTGGATGCCATCACCCAAGTCAACACAGTGGTCTTTGACAAGACAGGCACACTGACGAAAGGAACTTTCAACGTGCAGTCCTGCGAAACACAACCGGGCATATCCGAAGAAAAGCTGATACAACTGGCAGCTTCGGTAGAACGGAATAGTACACACCCGATTGCAAAAGCCATTGTCAGCTATGCCAGAGAGCGTAATATAGCACTCGAACCTACTACCGAGGTTACGGAAATCGCCGGTCACGGATTGGTAACAACTATTGGAGGAAAACGCATTTTGGCAGGAAATATCCGTCTATTGTCCAAATATCAAATAAACTATCCCGAAGAACTATCACTCATCTCCGACACAATTGTGGCATGTGCCATGGGAACAGAATACACCGGCTACCTGCTATTAGCTGATACACTGAAAGAAGATGCCGTCCAGGCGGTCAATGAATTAAAAGCTTTAAATATAAATAATATTCAGATACTTTCGGGAGACAAGCAAGCCATTGTGACTAACTTTGCGCAAAAGTTAGGAGTCAGGGAAGCATACGGCGACCTGCTGCCCGACGGTAAAGTAAAACACATTGAGGAACTACGTCAACATGCCGGAAACCGAATTGCTTTTGTAGGTGATGGCATCAACGACGCACCAGTTCTCGCCCTCAGTAATATAGGCATTGCCATGGGAGGATTGGGTAGTGACGCAGCCATCGAAACGGCAGATGTGGTAATACAAACCGACCAGCCATCGAAAGTGGCAACCGCCATCCGGGTGGCAAAACATACCCGCCGGATTATCTGGCAGAACATATCTCTGGCTTTCGGGGTAAAACTGCTTGTATTGGTTTTGGGCGCCGGCGGGCTGGCCACACTGTGGGAAGCTGTATTTGCGGATGTAGGCGTCGCACTCATTGCAATAGTAAATGCTATACGAATACAGAAATTCATTAAAATAGAATAA
- a CDS encoding MATE family efflux transporter, whose translation MATSGEMTEGKALPLIFNFTLPLLLGNLLQQTYSLVDAAIVGRFLGIDALASVGASTSVIFLILGFCNGCCGGFGIPVAQKFGARDYSTMRRYVAVSLRLAGVMSLVIAVITSLLCADILRAMSTPESIFKGAYRYLLITFIGVPCTFSYNLLSSIIRALGDSKTPFWFLLFSTVLNILLDLFCILVLDWEVAGAAVATVFSQGVSAVLCYFYMMRHFDILKATSAERKFNGALARTLMYIGVPMGLQFSITAVGSIMLQSANNALGTACVAAFTAAMRIKMFFMCPFESLGMAMATYSGQNYGAGKSERIWMGVKASVLMMIIYWAFTFCILMSGAGIFALLFVEASEQEILRDTELFLHISVSFFPVLGLLCILRYTIQGVGFTNFAMLSGVSEMIARISVSLLAVPAFGYMAVCFGDPTAWIFADAFLIPAFVYVYRRILQVKKN comes from the coding sequence ATGGCTACATCCGGAGAGATGACGGAGGGCAAAGCGCTCCCGTTGATTTTCAACTTTACTTTGCCCTTGTTGCTCGGCAACCTGCTGCAACAGACTTATTCGCTGGTAGATGCAGCGATTGTAGGTCGTTTTCTGGGTATTGATGCTCTGGCTTCGGTTGGGGCAAGCACCTCGGTCATTTTCCTTATTTTGGGCTTTTGCAACGGATGTTGTGGCGGTTTCGGCATTCCGGTGGCTCAGAAGTTCGGTGCGAGAGATTATAGTACGATGCGTCGTTATGTGGCTGTCAGCCTGAGGTTGGCGGGGGTAATGTCGCTGGTTATTGCCGTGATTACGAGCTTGCTTTGCGCCGATATTCTGCGTGCAATGAGTACTCCGGAAAGTATATTTAAGGGAGCCTATCGTTACTTGCTGATTACCTTTATCGGTGTTCCCTGTACTTTCTCCTATAATTTGCTGTCCAGCATCATCCGTGCTTTAGGAGACAGCAAAACCCCGTTTTGGTTCTTGCTTTTTTCGACAGTACTGAATATTCTGCTTGATTTGTTTTGTATACTTGTATTGGACTGGGAAGTGGCAGGAGCTGCTGTTGCCACAGTTTTTTCACAGGGTGTATCGGCTGTGCTGTGCTATTTTTATATGATGCGGCATTTTGATATACTGAAAGCAACTTCCGCAGAAAGGAAATTCAACGGAGCCTTGGCCCGTACATTAATGTATATCGGTGTACCGATGGGATTGCAATTCTCCATTACAGCCGTTGGCAGCATTATGTTGCAAAGTGCCAATAACGCTTTGGGAACTGCTTGCGTTGCGGCATTTACCGCTGCCATGCGAATAAAGATGTTCTTTATGTGTCCTTTTGAAAGTTTAGGGATGGCGATGGCCACTTACAGTGGGCAGAATTATGGTGCAGGTAAATCCGAACGTATCTGGATGGGAGTGAAAGCAAGCGTTTTGATGATGATAATCTATTGGGCATTTACTTTTTGTATATTGATGTCGGGAGCCGGAATATTTGCTTTGCTTTTTGTGGAGGCTTCAGAACAGGAAATACTGAGAGATACGGAATTGTTCCTGCATATATCGGTTTCGTTCTTTCCGGTTTTGGGGTTACTCTGTATCTTGCGCTATACTATCCAGGGAGTCGGATTTACGAACTTTGCCATGCTTTCGGGCGTTTCAGAGATGATTGCGCGTATATCAGTCAGTTTGCTGGCAGTGCCAGCTTTCGGCTATATGGCGGTATGCTTCGGTGATCCTACAGCATGGATATTTGCCGATGCTTTTCTGATACCTGCTTTTGTTTATGTCTATCGTCGGATATTACAAGTGAAGAAAAATTAG
- a CDS encoding murein L,D-transpeptidase catalytic domain family protein, translating into MQRFILFFLLAFVPCSLFLEGEPLDGVAEGNSSGTFAGITACAELYRSMGLEGMVNWRAFRQAVVGYDKIENRKRDILTLIDFSRPSTEERLYVFDMKQRKMLFSSVVSHGKNSGENYATSFSNEYGSYKSSLGFYLTESTYQGKNGYSLVLNGLEKGINDRARERAIVMHGAAYADPSAVGKGGRLGRSFGCPAVPQKLSRPIIDTIKGGSVIYIYAETPDYLVHSSVLKDASLLL; encoded by the coding sequence ATGCAGAGATTTATATTGTTCTTTTTACTCGCGTTTGTTCCTTGCTCTCTGTTTTTGGAAGGCGAGCCGTTGGATGGTGTGGCAGAAGGAAATTCCTCCGGGACATTTGCCGGGATTACAGCCTGTGCCGAACTTTATCGTTCCATGGGTTTGGAAGGGATGGTAAACTGGAGAGCCTTTCGGCAAGCAGTGGTGGGATATGATAAAATAGAAAACAGAAAACGGGATATTCTGACACTGATCGACTTTTCCCGTCCTTCTACCGAGGAACGGCTCTATGTCTTTGATATGAAACAGCGCAAGATGCTTTTTTCATCGGTTGTTTCTCACGGGAAGAACAGTGGGGAGAATTATGCCACTTCTTTTTCCAACGAATATGGTTCTTACAAAAGTTCGTTGGGATTTTATCTTACGGAATCCACTTATCAAGGAAAGAACGGGTACTCGCTTGTTCTGAACGGTCTTGAAAAAGGTATCAATGACCGTGCTCGCGAGCGTGCCATCGTAATGCACGGGGCTGCTTATGCCGATCCTTCGGCTGTGGGTAAGGGAGGGCGTTTAGGCAGAAGTTTCGGCTGTCCTGCCGTACCGCAAAAACTTTCCCGTCCCATCATTGATACCATCAAGGGAGGAAGTGTGATATACATTTATGCCGAGACTCCTGATTATCTGGTTCACAGTTCTGTCTTGAAAGATGCCAGCCTGCTGCTGTAA
- a CDS encoding L,D-transpeptidase: protein MRHFFLFTCLAVNFLFVGCGNRKDGPVFIVVPDAVLADSASADTIVVELPFEEKLLAASDITLVKELLYDKYTLEDSYPYKDTVRSFKWEVIRNCLAYIENMQRDTAKWVVLQNYKNLNNEAPLVRRFVRDAYHRVADTFGVERYQSVPLYLFADTVVPERYGRDGTLAHLIGEEGSFCRIRPVTLEDEWLAPRRYLKLLGDTAVFNHVVFVDRLDQNITALECTGKGEWKIRSMNPATTGRHAPPYAQETPLGMYLLQQKKTRMVFLKDGSAATGGYAPYASRFTNGAYIHGVPVNVPRTSMIEYSGSLGTTPRSHMCVRNATSHARFIFDWAPVERALVVVIE from the coding sequence ATGAGGCATTTTTTCCTTTTTACCTGTCTGGCTGTGAACTTTCTTTTTGTCGGATGTGGCAACCGGAAAGATGGACCTGTATTCATAGTAGTGCCGGATGCCGTTCTTGCCGATTCGGCTTCTGCCGATACGATAGTCGTGGAATTACCTTTTGAGGAAAAGTTGCTGGCGGCTTCTGATATAACTCTTGTCAAAGAGTTGCTTTATGACAAATATACTTTGGAGGACTCTTATCCATATAAAGATACGGTGCGTTCCTTTAAATGGGAAGTGATTCGTAATTGTCTGGCTTATATTGAAAATATGCAGCGTGACACTGCAAAGTGGGTGGTGCTGCAGAACTATAAGAACCTGAACAATGAAGCCCCGTTGGTTCGACGATTTGTCAGAGATGCCTATCATCGTGTGGCGGACACTTTTGGTGTGGAACGTTATCAGTCTGTTCCACTATATTTGTTTGCCGACACAGTGGTTCCCGAACGCTATGGAAGAGATGGGACTCTGGCGCATCTGATAGGAGAAGAAGGGAGTTTTTGCAGGATACGTCCCGTCACCCTTGAAGATGAGTGGCTGGCTCCCCGTCGTTATTTGAAACTTTTAGGTGATACTGCCGTCTTTAATCATGTTGTTTTTGTGGATCGTCTGGATCAGAATATTACTGCTTTGGAATGTACCGGTAAGGGTGAATGGAAGATACGCAGCATGAATCCGGCCACTACCGGGCGTCATGCTCCTCCCTATGCTCAGGAAACCCCATTGGGCATGTATCTGCTTCAGCAGAAGAAAACGCGTATGGTCTTTCTGAAGGATGGGTCTGCCGCAACGGGAGGCTATGCACCTTATGCAAGCCGTTTCACAAACGGTGCTTATATACATGGAGTACCGGTCAATGTACCTCGTACATCCATGATTGAATATAGCGGGTCTTTGGGCACTACCCCCCGTTCGCATATGTGTGTGCGCAATGCCACTTCACATGCCAGATTCATCTTCGATTGGGCTCCCGTCGAACGTGCTTTGGTGGTTGTCATTGAATAG